The Acinonyx jubatus isolate Ajub_Pintada_27869175 chromosome D2, VMU_Ajub_asm_v1.0, whole genome shotgun sequence genome contains a region encoding:
- the LOC106967211 gene encoding 40S ribosomal protein S27-like, translated as MARKCPGYYKITTIFSQAQMVVCMLTLSTVLCQPTGGKVTEGCSFRQKQH; from the coding sequence ATGGCCAGGAAATGCCCAGGATACTATAAAATCACCACCATTTTTAGCCAGGCACAAATGGTAGTCTGTATGTTGACTCTTTCAACTGTCCTCTGCCAACCTACAGGAGGAAAAGTTACAGAAGGATGCTCCTTCAGACAGAAACAGCACTAA